In Populus alba chromosome 1, ASM523922v2, whole genome shotgun sequence, a single window of DNA contains:
- the LOC118040943 gene encoding uncharacterized protein isoform X2 has translation MDWFSWLSKTGLEPSLVYEYGLAFAHNELEEEDIAYFNHEFLQSMGISIAKHRLEILKLARKAKGKSPRAMARVLVAIKRTKRCLAKYVRTWIRSEESALVLLQRPGYGTRWRGTMLKRNKKLMMSKQDHSNWQRREGYRDNVKCLQISTGKRGRGNWS, from the exons ATGGATTGGTTCTCATGGCTGTCAAAAACTGGCCTTGAGCCTTCTCTTGTGTATGAATACGGCCTTGCTTTTGCTCACAATGagcttgaagaagaagatataGCTTACTTTAATCATGAGTTTCTTCAAAGCATGGGGATATCAATAGCCAAACATAGGCTTGAGATCCTCAAGCTTGCAAGAAAGGCGAAAGGAAAGAGCCCACGTGCCATGGCAAGGGTTCTTGTTGCAATCAAGAGGACAAAGAGGTGTCTAGCTAAGTACGTAAGGACATGGATTCGCAGCGAGGAGTCAGCTCTTGTTCTTCTTCAAAGGCCTGGTTATGGTACCAGATGGAGAGGAACTATGTTGAAGAGGAACAAGAAGTTGATGATGTCTAAACAAG ATCATAGCAATTGGCAACGAAGAGAGGGGTATAGAGATAACGTCAAGTGCCTGCAGATTAGTACTGGAAAGCGAGGAAGAGGAAACTGGTCTTGA
- the LOC118040943 gene encoding uncharacterized protein isoform X1 translates to MDWFSWLSKTGLEPSLVYEYGLAFAHNELEEEDIAYFNHEFLQSMGISIAKHRLEILKLARKAKGKSPRAMARVLVAIKRTKRCLAKYVRTWIRSEESALVLLQRPGYGTRWRGTMLKRNKKLMMSKQGRLLLTNGSFSNTPMISAGPTLDSFSSPVIYDLNKEKLDQGDDEGYWTTGVEEIRWDTMFQNLKPT, encoded by the coding sequence ATGGATTGGTTCTCATGGCTGTCAAAAACTGGCCTTGAGCCTTCTCTTGTGTATGAATACGGCCTTGCTTTTGCTCACAATGagcttgaagaagaagatataGCTTACTTTAATCATGAGTTTCTTCAAAGCATGGGGATATCAATAGCCAAACATAGGCTTGAGATCCTCAAGCTTGCAAGAAAGGCGAAAGGAAAGAGCCCACGTGCCATGGCAAGGGTTCTTGTTGCAATCAAGAGGACAAAGAGGTGTCTAGCTAAGTACGTAAGGACATGGATTCGCAGCGAGGAGTCAGCTCTTGTTCTTCTTCAAAGGCCTGGTTATGGTACCAGATGGAGAGGAACTATGTTGAAGAGGAACAAGAAGTTGATGATGTCTAAACAAGGTAGGTTGTTGCTTACAAATGGTAGCTTTTCAAACACCCCTATGATTTCTGCTGGCCCAACCCTTGATAGTTTTTCAAGCCCTGTGATTTATGATCTCAACAAAGAGAAGTTAGATCAGGGTGATGATGAGGGGTATTGGACAACTGGTGTTGAAGAGATCAGGTGGGATACCATGTTCCAGAATCTGAAACCAACATGA
- the LOC118040943 gene encoding uncharacterized protein isoform X3: MDWFSWLSKTGLEPSLVYEYGLAFAHNELEEEDIAYFNHEFLQSMGISIAKHRLEILKLARKAKGKSPRAMARVLVAIKRTKRCLAKYVRTWIRSEESALVLLQRPGYGTRWRGTMLKRNKKLMMSKQVGGSDRSTT, from the exons ATGGATTGGTTCTCATGGCTGTCAAAAACTGGCCTTGAGCCTTCTCTTGTGTATGAATACGGCCTTGCTTTTGCTCACAATGagcttgaagaagaagatataGCTTACTTTAATCATGAGTTTCTTCAAAGCATGGGGATATCAATAGCCAAACATAGGCTTGAGATCCTCAAGCTTGCAAGAAAGGCGAAAGGAAAGAGCCCACGTGCCATGGCAAGGGTTCTTGTTGCAATCAAGAGGACAAAGAGGTGTCTAGCTAAGTACGTAAGGACATGGATTCGCAGCGAGGAGTCAGCTCTTGTTCTTCTTCAAAGGCCTGGTTATGGTACCAGATGGAGAGGAACTATGTTGAAGAGGAACAAGAAGTTGATGATGTCTAAACAAG TGGGTGGGTCAGATAGGAGCACAACTTAG
- the LOC118040942 gene encoding protein NUCLEAR FUSION DEFECTIVE 4, which translates to MPNIVLKAGSRPPWVGLAAAVWVLIAAGNGYNFPLYSPSLKSVLGLNQQQITILGVANDIGENVGLLPGIACNKFPPWALLSVGVVFCFLGYGVLWLTVTQTVIGLPYWLIWVALVVATNSTTWFGTAVLVTNMRNFPLSRGTVSGILKGYAGIAAAVYTVIYKLVLKDSDSELLLILTLGIPILCLAMMYFIRPCSPASGEDSSEHVHFIFSQVASVSLALYLLITTIISGVVSLSDTVSYILVLIMVIILMSPLAIPVKMTLFPAEHKRHVPPSDSSDHLVPKEGESTPTDSLLTPSSSGTNLGSFYENEDALDADMLLAVGEGAVKKRRRPRRGEDFKIREALIKADFWLLWVVNFLGVGAGVTVLNNLAQVGVAFGLEDTTLLLTLFSFCNFVGRIGSGAISEHFVRLKMIPRTLWMTFALMVMVMTFILFAFALNGILYAAIPLLGICYGVLYSIMVPTVSELFGLKHFGLIYSFMGLGNPIGALLFSGMLAGYVYDAEAAKQSSSSCVGPDCFKLTFLVLAGVCGLGTILSILLTVRIRPVYELLYSGGSFRLPQTSGH; encoded by the exons ATGCCAAATATAGTTCTAAAAGCAGGTAGTAGACCACCTTGGGTGGGCTTGGCAGCAGCAGTATGGGTTTTGATAGCTGCTGGGAATGGCTACAACTTCCCTCTCTACTCTCCTTCACTTAAATCAGTGTTGGGTTTGAACCAGCAGCAAATAACAATCTTGGGTGTGGCTAATGATATTGGAGAGAATGTAGGTTTGCTCCCTGGCATTGCCTGCAACAAATTCCCTCCTTGGGCTCTGCTTTCTGTTggtgttgttttttgtttcttgggCTATGGTGTTCTCTGGCTTACTGTTACCCAGACTGTTATTGGCTTGCCGTATTGGCTG ATATGGGTTGCGCTTGTTGTAGCCACTAATAGCACTACATGGTTTGGCACAGCTGTGCTTGTAACCAACATGAGAAACTTCCCTCTCAGTAGAGGCACTGTTTCAGGGATTCTCAAAGGTTATGCTGGGATCGCAGCTGCAGTATATACTGTGATATACAAACTGGTGCTTAAAGATTCAGATTCAGAGCTTCTCCTAATTCTTACACTTGGCATTCCCATTTTATGTTTAGCAATGATGTACTTTATTCGGCCCTGTTCTCCAGCTTCTGGAGAAGACTCTTCAGAGCATGTCCATTTTATTTTCAGTCAAGTGGCAAGTGTTTCGCTTGCTCTTTATCTTCTCATAACCACAATAATAAGTGGTGTGGTTTCTCTAAGTGATACTGTTTCAtacattttagttttgataatGGTTATTATTCTGATGTCTCCTCTCGCAATTCCAGTCAAAATGACCCTTTTCCCTGCAGAACATAAGAGACATGTCCCACCTAGTGATTCTTCAGATCATTTGGTCCCAAAGGAAGGTGAATCAACCCCAACGGATTCTTTGTTGACACCATCTTCTTCAGGTACTAATCTTGGTAGTTTTTATGAGAATGAGGATGCTTTGGATGCGGACATGCTTCTTGCTGTGGGCGAGGGAGCAGTGAAGAAGAGAAGGAGGCCCAGGAGAGGTGAGGATTTTAAAATTCGTGAGGCTCTTATCAAGGCTGATTTCTGGCTTCTTTGGGTTGTAAACTTTCTTGGGGTTGGTGCTGGAGTTACCGTTCTCAATAATTTGGCTCAAGTTGGTGTTGCATTTGGACTGGAAGACACAACGCTTTTGCTTACTCTCTTCAGCTTTTGCAATTTTGTTGGCCGTATTGGCTCAGGCGCCATTTCAGAACACTTTGTAAG GTTGAAAATGATCCCTCGAACCTTGTGGATGACATTTGCACTAATGGTCATGGTCATGACCTTCATTCTTTTTGCATTTGCTCTTAATGGAATTCTTTATGCTGCTATTCCTCTGCTTGGCATCTGCTATGGGGTCCTGTATTCTATAATGGTGCCAACTGTTTCCGAGCTTTTTGGCTTGAAACACTTTGGTTTAATTTACAGCTTCATGGGGCTAGGCAATCCTATCGGTGCACTTCTTTTCTCAGGTATGCTTGCTGGTTATGTGTATGATGCGGAAGCAGCTAAGCAAAGTAGCTCTTCTTGTGTTGGCCCCGATTGCTTCAAGTTGACATTCCTGGTTCTAGCTGGAGTCTGTGGGTTGGGTACAATCTTGAGCATACTTTTGACAGTTAGAATTCGGCCAGTTTACGAACTGCTTTATTCAGGGGGTTCTTTTCGCCTGCCTCAGACATCTGGCCATTGA